From the Thermosynechococcus sp. genome, the window TTTGATCTAGTTCAGCCGCAGTAATCTTTTGATAGGGCTTGAGGAGGCCAGCTCCCGCCGCGTTGATCAATATATCGAGTCTTGCCTGTTGGCTGCGGATGGCTTGCATCAATGCGCTTACTTGCGCCGGTTGGGTGATGTCACAGGGCTGAATTTGTACCGTAACTGAGGAGGGAAGACGCTCGGCCAAGGCCTGCAGGCGATCGCGCGAGCGTGCTGCCAAGACCAACGTGGCACCCGTTGCTTGGAGTTCCTCGACAACGGCTTGACCAATCCCCCCTGTGGCACCCACCACCAACACCACACGATCTGCTAAGACACTCATTTTGTTACATTTCTTTATGTTTACCCTTTTATCCTAGCGTTTCTTGAATTCCCGAAAACCTGCCAATGGCTTAGGCGATCAAATTTAGAAAGACAAGCCTTTGTTCTGCGTATTAGGATTGAGCCGTTAGGCTTGTCGCCTAGGTGTGACGGAGTTGGCATGAATGACGCAACAACCACAACCCCCCTCTCCCCTTCGGTTTGGTCAGTGGGGATGGAGAATGATTGGCTTGGTGGCCCTAGGGGCGATCGCGGTTGGCACGCGGACGTGGTGGTTTGTGCGCTATGAATTGGCTCCTGAAATCGCCCAACAACTGCAACAGCGCCTCAATCGGCCAGTGGAAATTGGTAGCGTCGAGTACGTCGGGCTGAATGTTGTTCGTTTTGGGTCCTCAGCGGTTCCCAGTTACACGCCAGAGGCGGGTAACCCAGAATTGGACAATGCCCTAATCAACAGCATTGAGGTTGCCTTTAATCCATGGCAGCTCCTGACGGGTCAAAAGCTCGATATTGACATTACCCTCCACCAACCCCAACTCACGGTGGTTCAGGATGCCCAAGGGCAGTGGTGGCGCACCGAAGTTAAGCGGCCAGCGGCGGAGCCGACCTTCTTGCAGCTGAATCAAATCAGGGTGAAGGTGCGGGATGGCTCGGTGCTGGTTCAACCCTTTCAGCGTCCTGCCTACCTGCTGCGTCATATTCATGGGGCATTGACCCTAAAGCCCGATCGCCAGAATTTTGCCCTCGCCGGTCAACTGGAAGGGCAGCTGGCCGGCGGTGGCCAATGGCGATTGCAGGGGGAGTGGAGCCAACCCCAGGAAACGGGACAATTGGCTTTGCGCTTTCGTCAGATTCCCCTTGCCCTGGGTAATGAGATTCTGCCAAGGACCATTCGTGTCCAAGGTGGCCAACTGGCGGGGCAGTTGCGCCTTCGCCTGCCTCTGCCAGAAACACCCCAAGTCACGGGTCAAATTTGGTTGCGGGATGGTAGGCTGCGCACGGCCTTTGTGCCCCAGGATATCAAAGCATTGCAGGCCCATGTGCAATTGCAGGGCACTCAGGCAAGGCTCCACTATCTGCGCGGGGCGATCGCTAACGTCCGCTGGCAGGCTGCAGGCACAGTTAGTCCTGAAAGGGGCTGGAATATCAATGCCCAAGTGTCGAGGTTTGATCTCATCCCCACCTTGAGGGCTTTGCAGATTACGCCACCTGTTCCCCTCAGGGGTCAAGTAGAAGTTCCCACCTTCCGCCTGCAGGGGGATCTGGAGAATCCTAAAATTATGGGTGAACTGCGCAGCCAAACGCCTCTCCAAGTGGATCAACTGCAACTGCAACAGGTAAGGCTGCCATTTATGGCCTCCCTTGCTGGGGGGGTTAGGCGGATGGATGTCCGCGCCCAGTTGGTGGATGGGGGTGAGGTACGGGCAACGGTGGGGATACAGCCCACAGGGGAGTTTCGCGGCCAAGCACAAGTGCAGCAGGTGAATCTGCAGGCGATCGCCCGCCGCTATAAGGTGGCTCCGCCGGTGTTTTTAGGGGAGGGCTTTGCGCAATTGGATTTTCGGGGCCATTTGCGTACCCCAGGGGCTTGGCAGGCCAATGCGGCCTTTCAGCTACCGACGGCTCAGTATCCCCTGCGGGGCACCGCTCGTCTGACCCAAACCCAACTGCTGGTTCCTGAGTTTCAAATGCCGTTTCTCGGCGGCAGTCTGCGGGGTCAAATGCAAGCCAGCGCCGGTCGGTGGCAGTTACAAGCCCAGGCCGCGAATATTCCCCTGCGGCAGTTCAATCAAGAGTTACAGGGTCGTCTCAGTGGGCGGGCGATCGCCCAAGGGCGAGTGGATCAACTGACGTTGCCAGCGATTCGCGCCAGTGCCAATCTCGCAGTGGATCAAACCCCCACAGGGGATCCCCTGATTGCGGCTGTAAACTGGGATGGCCAGCAATTGCAAGTCCAACAGGCCACCCTCGGTGCTATCCGCGCCCAAGGAACCATTGGCGTTGATTTAGCGGCTCTAAAACCTACTGACCTGCAATTGGGCATCCAAGCCAGGAATCTCTCCCTAAGTAGGTTAAGCACCGTCTTGAAACGGCATCTCCCTGTTTCCCTCGCCCTTGCCGGTACAACCTCCTTTACAGGCCAACTCACAGGCCGCCTCAATAGCCTCCAGTTTCAGGGGGAACTGCTGACCCAAGGATTGGCGGTGAATGATTTACGCTTTGCCCCTCAACTCACGGGCACGGTTGCCCTGAACCAACAACAGGGGGCAACCCTCAATTTGCAGGGTGGGGGCGATCGCCTGGCGTTTCGGCTGGATGCCGATGGCTTACCCCACTCACTGCTGGTTCAACGGCAACAGGCGCAACTCATCGGTCAGCGCCAAGGGGCAACCTTTGATCTGCGTCTTCGCCAATTTCCGCTGGACTCCCTGCGCTTACATCCCCCGGCACTCCCTAGGCATGCCATTCTCGCGGGAGTTGCCTCTGGCGAGCTCCAGTTGCAGAACTGGACAAGCGGTCAGGGCCGTTTTACGGTGGAGCGACCGGGGTTAGGAGCATGGCGGGGCGATCGCCTGCAAGCCCAATTCCGTCTAAGTCGCGATCGCCTGACGATTCAATCCGGCCTTTTTGAAAAAGGGGAAAGTCGCTATCAATTCACTGCCGATCTCCAGCCTCAGCAATTGGGGGCACAGTTGACAATTGCCCAAGGTAATTTAGCGGATTGGACGGGACTAGCCACTGTCCTTGGGATTGGTCAACCCACGGCTCGGGGCACCGCTGCAGATTTGGGAACACCCACCGCCGGGGAAGGTCTGCAGGTCTCACTGCTAACGCAAATTCGCCGCCTTGCCGAAATCGAGATGCTCCAAGCCCAAGCGGCTTTGGTGCGGCGGCCAGAACTCCTGCCCCCCTTGGATCAACTTCAGGGCATTTTTAATGGCCAGATCACTCTAAGTCAAACCCCCCAGACCGGTCTGGTGGCCCGCTTTGATCTCAAGGGCGCCAATTGGCAGTGGGGAAATTACCAAGTGGAGCAGTTTCTTGGTCGCGGTCGCTTTGCCCAAAACCGACTGCTGCTGACGACCCTCAATATGCTGGTCAACGGTGGGCAATTGAATGTCAATGGCATTTTGGGGGGTAACCAGCAAAATGCCCAACTGCGGCTAGCGCAATTGCCGGTGGGTCTTGTGGCCAGTCTTTTGCCGCCGGGGGTAAATCTGGAGGGTCAAGTGAATGCCCAAGCGGTGTTAACTGGCCCATGGCAGCAGCCTACTCTCGCTGGTGAGGCTACCCTGGCGCAGGCTCGGTTGAATCAACGTCCCCTTGAAGCCGCCAGTGCCACATTCCGCTATGCCCAAAATCGGCTTGCCCTGCGGGCGATCGCCCGCTTCGATACGCCAGAACCGCTGAGGGTGACGGGTTCGGTTCCCTTGATCTATCCCCTTGACCCACAACCCGTTGTGGATCCGCAGTTAGCCCTAGATGTGAGTGTCAAGGATGAGGGCTTGTCCTTCATTAACCTCTTGACGGATCAGGTGCAATGGCAGCAAGGTAAAGGAATTTTGCAAGCACAATTGCGGGGCACCTGGGACAATCCCATCATTAACGGCGTTCTAAGTGTGGATGATGCGGTTATTAAAACTCCCGCCTTTGAGGAGCCAGTGACGAATCTCAGTGCGCGGGTGCGCTTTGATCGCGATCGCCTACGGGTAGATGGGATTCAAGGCCTCTTTAGTCAGGGGCAAATTACCATGACAGGGGTGCTGCCAATTCAGACTCCCCTGGCCTCAGATGATCCAGATGCTGCGACACCCCTCACTGCTTCCCTGCAACGATTACAAGTGAATGCCGGCAATATCTATCGCGGTACCGTAGATGGCACCCTTGTGATTAGGGATACCCTCCTGAGTCCTAATTTCGGGGGCAGTGTCCAACTCAGCCAAGGCCGTTTAGATCTAGGAGCGATCGGTGGTTTTACCAATGGCGATGGGTTGACCACTTCTGCTGACTCCCTATTTGAGCCCCTGGTCTTTGAGAATTTAGAAATTCATATCTTAGATTCCTTGCGGGTGACGCGATCGCCCGTTCTTAACCTAATGGCCACGGGTCGTTTAACCCTCAACGGCGGCCTCAATAGTCTCCAGCCTGAGGGCAAAATTCGCCTCACAGGAGGGCAACTGAATCTTTTTACCACCCTCTTTTTGCTCCAGCGGCCAGCGGATAACTATGTGCTCTTTACCCCCGCCAATGGCTTGGATCCCGAACTCAACCTCACCCTTGCTGCCACTGCCACCGAAGTTTATACCCCCGGTACCGTGAGGCGACTATCGGATGGGGGCTCCGTAACAGCCAGCAGCCTAGGAACGTTGAACACCATTCGGATCACTGCCCGCATCAATGGTCGTGCCAGTCAACTCCAAACCAATTTACCTGCGGTGCTTGAGCTATCCAGTACCCCCACCCGTAGCAAAACCGAACTCCTGGCATTGATGGGCGGGGGCTCAATTGCAGATCTCAACCCACTGGGGGGAGAAGCGGTAGTGGCCAGTCTCGCCGGATCTGCGCTTTTCAACAACCTACAGGCATGGATTGATCGGGCTACAGGTAACCGCACCTCCTTTCGCATTTTTCCAGCCCTGGTACCCCCCGATCGCCAAGCCCAAAGCCAAGCCCCAATCCTTGCTGTGGGGGCTGAACTCGGGTTCCAAGTAAATAGTTTTACCTCGCTCTCCCTCTTGCAGTTGCTAACTGCCCCCAATGATCCGACACGGTTTAACCTTGGGTTTCAGGTGACAGACCAGATTCGCCTTGGTGGACAGGTGAGCACCAGTGGTCAGGGCACAGGCTTTCTGGAGTTCCGTTACCGTTTTTAATGTCGTCTATGATCGGAGTACTGCCAGCACCGCTCAAGCTTGGAAGGTGGCAATTGCGGCAGTTGCAGTAGCCTCGGTATCCATCTTGATGAAAAATTCCGCTAGAGCCTTATCTCAACGATTTTCGATTTCATGGCAGCGGTTAAGTCTGCGTTGGAAATTTACCTTGGCCTTGGCACTTGCGGCGCTCTTTCCAGCCGTGATTATTACTGAAGCCCTGATTCAAGTCAGCTATCGCAGCTTTGAGCATCACCTCGATCAGCAACTGCGCTCTAGTTTGCAGGATTTGCAGTGGGAAATTGACAATTTGGTCTATGAGTCTCGTATCCAAGCCCTCTTAATTGCCAGTGGAATCGATGCGCAGCATGTGGGTCAATCCCTTGTCAGTGTTTTGCATCCTGCCGCTATCCACGCCATTCTTGCGGCAGTGGATAGGACTGAACGCCCCATGAACCTGATGCTGGTGGCCGATGCCAGGGGTAGAGTACTGGCACAGCAAACAATGGTCTTAGCCAAAACGGGAGAGGCGCTCCTCGACTTGACCCCCGAAACCCATTCCCCCTATCGTCTCAGCCCGCATCAAGCCAACAGTATTGCTAATTTACCGATGTTTCAAGTGGCTCGCGATCGCCAGCAAATGATTAGCGGTCTGGTACTCCTCAATCGTGAACAGTTACAAGAACTGGGCTTAGCACAGCAGGCAACGATTACATTGCGTCCTCAACCTATCGCACCTCTACCCCCCAATCAGCGGCCAGCCCCTGCGGGTACCTATCCCATCGCGGACGGCAATATTGGCTTACTAGCCTTTGCTGCAAAGCCCCTTTATGAAAACAACCAATTTCAAGGGCTAATTCTGACGGGCATTTTGCTCAACAATATGCCGGATTTGGTGGATAGTACCACTGCATGGTCCACTGTAGATACGGTGGCAACCATTTTTGCCCAAGATTTGCGGATTGCCACCAATGTGCCTTACACCGATGGGCGCACTCGCGCCCTTGGGACCCGCGTCGCTCGCGAAGTGGCCACTCAAGTTCTCAATCAGGGCAAAATGTTTGTCGGTACAACTGACATTGTGGGTTCCCCCTATGCAACTATCTACAGCCCATTGCCGGACTTTCGCCAGCAGCTGAATCTGCCGCATCCACCGCCCATTGGTATTGCCTTTGTCGGGAAGTCCCAGGGGTGGATTGATACCATAGCCAACCAAAAACGGTTGGTGTCTTTTGCCATTACCCTTGGTGCCCTGGTGTTGGCCGGTGTTTGGGCTTATCTCACGGCCAATGCGATTGTCAAGCCGCTTCAATCCTTGGTCATTTCAATCCGTCGGGTACAGGCAGGTGATTTGACGACACTGGTGCAGGTGCACTCCCTTGATGAGGTGGGCGAACTGGCCAATTCCTTTAATGCCATGATGCGCCAGTTGCGTCTTTCTTTTGAGGAGTTAGCCCAAAAAAACCGCTCCCTCGAGCAGATTCGCGATGAACTGATTGAGGCCAATGAACAGTTTGAAGCGGTACTCAATGCCGTTCCCGGTACGATTGCTTGGATTAACGCTGAGGGCATCTATAAGGGGGTCAACCGCAAGTTGGCAGAAACCTTAAATTTGCCACCAGAGGCATTTATTGGGCGTCCCTTGGGCTTTTTGTCTGCGGATGACGAGCTGGCAGCCTTTATGCAGGAGTTTTTGCAGTCTCCAGAGCAATTTGCCTCACGGGTGATTTCCGTTCAGCACAATGGTCAAACCAGGTTTTACCTGGTGGCTTTGCAAAAGTATATGAAGGGTACCCATACCGTTGCTGTCGGCATTGATATTAGCGATCGCATTCGAGCCGAGGAAGCGCTGCGCATTGCTGAGGAAAACTACCGCAGTATTTTTGAGAATGCCCTTGAGGGAATTTTTCAAGCGTCAACGGAAAATCAGTTTATTCGGGTCAATGCCGCCATGGCCAAGATTTTTGGCTTTGACTCTCCCGCAGAAATGGTGGAGACCATCACCAGTATCCGCGACCAAATCTACGTGGAACCCAGCACCCGCGATCAGATTCTGAATCATTTTGCGACTGGAGAAACAACGGGCCATTTTGAATTCAAGGCCTATCGGCGCGATCGCCAGATTATTTGGATTCAGTTGGATATGCGAGCGGTCTTGGATACCGACGGCAAGATTTCCTACTATGAAGGATTAGTGCAAGACATTACCGAGCGCAAACAGCGCGAGCAAGCCATGCAGCAGCAAATTGAAGAGCTAAGGGTGGAAATTGATCATGAAAAACGGCGGCAGCAGGTGGCAGAAATTACCGAAACGGAGTACTTTCAGCAGTTGCGCCGCGAGGCAAACTATTTGCGTCAGCGTCGCCATTCCAAAAGCTAACCATGACCGATATCCAGGCCCTGTTTGAGCGCATTGCCCCCCTCTACGATCGCCTCAATGATCAATTGAGTTTTGGTCTGCACCATGTGTGGAAACAGATGGCTGTGGACTGGCTTGAGCTCCCTCAGGGGACAACGGCTTTGGATCTCTGCTGTGGCACGGGGGATTTGACGCGTCTGCTCGCGCGGCGGGTGGGGCGGCAGGGACGGGTGGTGGGCTTGGACTTTGCTGCGGCCCCGCTGGCGATCGCCCGCCAGCGGAGTGACCATTACCCGCAAATTGAATGGCTCCAAGGAGATGCCTTAGCAGTACCCTTGGCAGCTCAAACCTTTCAGGGCATCACGATCGGCTACGGGCTACGCAACGTGGGGGATATTCCCCAAGCTCTCAGGGAAATGTTGCGGCTGCTTGTCCCCGGTGGGCGAGCTGCCATCCTCGACTTTAGCCATCCCCAAACCCCCGCACTCCAGCAATTTCAGCAATGGTATTTGCAACAGTGGGTAGTTCCCACTGCCCGTCAGTATGGCTTGGCGGCAGAGTATGACTACTTGTGGCCGAGCATTCAGGCCTTTCCCACTCCCCTTGCCCTCTGTGAATTGATTCAACAAGCGGGCTTTGCAAGCGTGAAGCACTACCCTCTGCTGGGGGGACTCATGGCGATTACTGTTGCCCAAAAGTAATCTACGTTACAAATGTTAGGCTTCACTCCTTGGGCAATCCTCTAAGCTATAGATAGGCAAGCCGCAGGGCGTTTGGAGGGTGGTATGTATAAAAAAATTCTTGTTGCAGTTGACGACAGTGAACTGGGGGAACAAGTTTTCCAGAGCGCACTGGATTTGGCACAACACTACCAAGCTCGCATGATGCTGATTCATGTCCTCTCGCCTACCAATGCAGCCTATCCTGACCCCATCTTTACGACCCCTTTGGCTTCAGGGGTATATGTGGGACTGCACGAGGAAGTGATGCGGGCCTATGCCGAGCAGTGGGAAAACTTTGAGCAAAAGGGCTTGGATATGCTGCGCCACCTCACCCAAATTGCCACTGAAAAGGGGGTGCCCACCGAATTTACCCAAGCCTTGGGGGATGCGGGTCGGGCCATTTGTGATCTGGCCCAGGAGTGGGAAAGTGATTTGATTGTGCTGGGGCGGCGGGGTCTCAAGGGCTTGAGTGAATTTTTCCTCGGCAGTGTCAGCAACTATGTGCTCCACAATGCCCCCTGTTCTGTACTCACCGTCCAGCGCCGCCGTGATTGAGACTCCCGTTCGCATCAAGTTCCTTCTACAACCTACCCGTCCTGAGTGGGTAGAGCAAGCGATCGCTCACCTAGATACGATTTTGCTCGATCACTCCCACTGTGAGCGCAAAGCCGCTAGTGTGGCTATTAACTTAATGTTTCGCTATCCTTCCCACAAACCATTGGTAGATGCCCTCACCGATATTGCCCAAGAGGAACTTGACCACTTTCGCCAAGTCAATCAGCAATTAGAACGCCGCCACATTGCCCTGGCACCCCTGAGTGCGCCCCCCTATGCCTCGCGCTTGAATGCAGCTGTCCGCCAACAGGAACCCCAGCGCTTCTTGGATAGCCTATTGGTCTGTGCCTTGATTGAAGCCCGCAGCCATGAGCGGTTGCAACTGTTGGCTCAGCACTGCCCAGATGGGGAACTGGCGGAATTCTTTGCTAGCTTAGTGACCTCCGAGGCACGCCACTACGGCACCTATTGGTACTTGGCCTATCGGTACTTTGGTCAAGAGGTAGTGGCAGAGCGACTACCGCAGTTGGCTGCCCTTGAAAGTGAAATTCTCAGCACGCCCTATCCCTTGCCCCGGATTCACAGTTAGCCTTAAATCGCTGGTGACGCTGCCCCTTGAGCAGTCGTGGGCTGACCGACCGTAAGGCGCACCGTTTGACCAAATTGCTCCAAAACCACTGTGGGTGTGGTGTTATAGGCATCGATGGCACGCACAATCACATTGCCGGCGATGGTATCTCCCACTTGCACCGTGCGAGTCACATTTTCCTTGGGCGAGCGAATAATGGCTTGTAGGCGACCATCTACCGCAGCAATACCAAGGACCTGTACGGCTTGAGCATCAACGGGTGGCGGTGGCGGTGCAGGTCGAGTTGCACCCGAGCCAGTGGTGGTGCCTGTCGAGCCGGAGCCAGTGCCTGTGCCCTTCGTGCCTGGGGCTGCAGGAGTGGCAGCCCCATTTCCAGACTTGATGCCACCCATACCAGGCAGGGGCACCGGTGCAAAGGGATTAGTGCGACCGATATCAGACAGCCCCTGAATATAAGTTTTTGGGTTTGTCGGTGGCGTTAAGGCTGCAATCACTGATCCGGCTGTCTGCGGTTCTGTTGGTTTGGGGGCTGGAGGTGACGCTGGCGGGGGAGCAGCGGTCTGATCGGTCACTTTCTGATCGGTTATTTCGGTCTCAGTGGCCGTGAACAAACCACAGCCGCCCAGGGCGAGGGCCAACAACCCAGTTGCAATCCTGATAATAGTGCTGCGCCGGTTCAACATTTGCTGTTTCACCCTGTGATCTTGGTCTGGCGGTGCAGAGGTAGCTCTCCTGTTGCCTACTATAGGGTGTACTGTTATATTTCAGGGGCTATGCAGAGGCAGTTGTCAAAGTGGCCTGAGAGACAGCCAGTTGCTGTGGGGGCGATCGCTCGGTACACTGAGAACAACTGTAATGTTATTTACGGAATGAATCGGTCATGAGTGCTAAGCCCGTCGTGATTGCTCCCTCCATTCTCTCTGCGGACTTTAGTCGTTTGGGTGAAGAGATCCAAGCGGTAGATCGGGCGGGAGCCGACTGGATCCATGTGGACGTGATGGATGGTCGTTTTGTTCCCAATATCACGATTGGGCCATTGATTGTTGAGGCGATTCGCCCCTTGACCCAAAAGCCCCTCGATGTCCACCTAATGATTGTTGAGCCAGAAAAATACGTGGCCGATTTTGCCAAGGCCGGTGCAGATATTATCTCTGTGCATGCTGAGCACAATGCCTCACCCCACCTCCATCGCACCCTCTGTCAAATTCGTGAACTGGGCAAACAGGCGGGGGTAGTGCTCAATCCCTCTAGCCCCCTTGAGCTCATTGAGTACGTCCTGGAGGTCTGTGACCTCGTTCTAATTATGAGTGTCAACCCCGGTTTTGGCGGTCAGAAGTTTATTCCGGCAGTGCTACCGAAAATTCGGCGGCTGCGGCAACTGTGTGAAGAGCGGGGCCTCGATCCCTGGATTGAGGTGGATGGGGGTCTCAAAGCCGACAATACATGGCAAGTCCTTGAAGCCGGCGCCAATGCCATTGTGGCGGGTTCGGCCGTCTTTAATGCCCCCGACTATGCCGCGGCGATCGCGGGTATTCGCCATAGCAAGCGTCCTAGCCCTGAGTTGGTGACTGCCTAGGCACTGGTTTCTGATCGAGCCTGAAATCGCTGCCAGGAAAAGGCTTTGAGGTGGCGATCGCCCGTCTGGTGCAGGATCAAGTTGGCCATCAGCTTCGCTGTAATTGGGGCAAGCAAGATACCGTTGCGATAGTGTCCTGTGGCGAGGTAAAGATTGGCAGCTGGTCCTTGACCCAAAATGGGTAAGTCATCGGGGGTGGCTGGACGATACCCCCACCAGGTATCAATCACTTCATAGCTTGCCAATTCTGGAATAACGGCGGTGGCACGGTTCAGCAGTGCTTGCAGGCCAGCAACCGTAGTCCCTTCTTGAAAACCGACATCTTCACTGGTGGCACCCACCACCACTTTGCCGGAGCGTCGCGGCACAAGATAGAGCTGATCCCCAAAGATCACATGGTTCAGCAGCGGTTGCCCCGGTGGTTTCAGTGCCAACATTTGCCCCTTGCGGGGGGTGACGGGTAGAGGAAGGAGGCTTTGTGCCCAGGCTCCTGTAGCCAGAATGTAAATCCCCGCAGACCACCGGCCGCGATCGCTCTCTAAGGCTGTAATCTCTCCCTGCGGCGTTTGCTGAAAACGTTGAACAGTAATGCCCTCAATTACCTCGATGCCAAGAATACGAGCTGCACTCACCAGCACCTTAGCCAAGTTGCGGGTATTGACCTGACCATCTTGGGGAAACCACCAAGCCCCTAGTACACTCTCCGCAAAGCCCGGCTGATAGTTCGTAAGTTCAGACGCATCCAACCAGCGGCTGTCGGGTTCCATGGGGTGGGAGCGATCCCGCTGCCGCTCATCGGTCACGGGTGCCAAAATGCCACAGGGCCAGTAGCCCGCATCCAGCCCCGTCAGTTGTTCGAGCTTGTCAATCCAAGTGGGATACAAATTGCGGCTCGCCGTACACAAATTCCACATGGCGCCTGCCGGCAAACCTTCTGCTTGGGGGGCGAGCATTCCCGCGGCTGCATGGAGCGCTGCTTCCCGAAACCGGCGACTGAGAACGGTGGGCCGTGCCCCCCGCCATGCCAATTCGATGGCGATCGCCAGCCCCATGGTGCCGCCACCAATAATCAAAATGTCCCGCTGTTCATCCCCCAGGATCATTCTTGATGCGTCAATACCAACTTACCCATTTGTTTATCTTGGCATCTGCCACCCCTTAAGGGTAGCCCAAACTTCATCGGACAAGACGTGCTCAGCCTACTGTCTTGAGGTGAACCCGTTATAATTTAAGAGCGATCGCGGTGGATTTGCTGCCGCTGTGTGGTAACTGTCCATGATCTCATCCGGCTCTCACTACCCGATCTTTGGTCCTGAAATCCGTTGTCCCCACTGTCGGCAAGTCATTCCCGCCCTGACCCTCACCGATACTTACCTGTGCCCGCGCCACGGCCCTTTTGAAGCAGATGCCAAAACCGGGGAATTGATGCACCTGCAATCCGGTCGCATTTGGCGTCTCTGGGAAGGCGAATGGTATCGCCAGCACACCCACCCCGACGGCATTCGCTTTGAAATCCACGATGCCCTCGATCGTCTCTACACCCAAGGCTACCGTGCCACCAAAGTCATTATTGCCGAACGCTATCGGGATCTCTTTGGCGCCTACCTCGAACGCAGTACCCCTTGGCGAGGCGCCACAGATTCGCAAATGCTGCGCCTGTTTGGCTTGCCCGTTGAGTTTAGCCCCCCCGCTAGCCAAGAGGAGCGCTGGGATGTGATTAACTTTGATCTGGAAAAAGAACCCGGTGCCCCCCTTCGCCCCCCCTATTTTCGGATGTTTGACTAGTGATGCTCACCCTCGCCGACTGTGGCGAACTGGAATTGATTGCCCGTCTGCGCCCCTATTGCAACACGCAATTGGTGGGCGATGATGCGGCTGTCCTGTCGCCGCCCCCTGGTGAGCAACTCATTGTGAGTACCGATACCCTCGTGGAGGGGGTGCACTTTAGTTTGGGCATGAACGATACCCCAGTCACCATGACACCTCAGGACGTTGGCTGGCGATCGCTAGCCGCCAATTTATCAGACCTTGCAGCCATGGGGGCATTGCCCTTGGGGTTAACCGTGGGTCTAGCCGCACCTCGCAACTGTCCTGTGGCAATGATTGAGGGCATTTACCAAGGGATGGCTACCTGTGCTCAGGCCTACGGCACCAGTATTATCGGTGGTGATACCTGCCGCTCTAGTGTCCTCAGTCTCAGCATCACAGTCTTGGGCAGTGCCCCGCCAGAACGGATTATTTATCGCAATCGCGCTCAAGTGGGGGATGTCATTGTTGTAACGGGTGTTCATGGGGCCTCCCGCGCCGGTCTCGAATGCCTTTTGTATCCCCAGGGGGCAGGCACCGTCCCTGCCGAACTGCGGCAGGCATGGATTCAAGCCCATCAACGTCCCCGACCGCGGTTGGATATTGTCCACTGGCTGCGCCAACAGGTGCCGCCGCCGCGTCTTGCCGGCATGGATAGTAGTGATGGTCTGGCAGCTGCCGTCCTGCAAATCTGTCAAGCCAGTGGGGT encodes:
- a CDS encoding translocation/assembly module TamB domain-containing protein, whose translation is MIGLVALGAIAVGTRTWWFVRYELAPEIAQQLQQRLNRPVEIGSVEYVGLNVVRFGSSAVPSYTPEAGNPELDNALINSIEVAFNPWQLLTGQKLDIDITLHQPQLTVVQDAQGQWWRTEVKRPAAEPTFLQLNQIRVKVRDGSVLVQPFQRPAYLLRHIHGALTLKPDRQNFALAGQLEGQLAGGGQWRLQGEWSQPQETGQLALRFRQIPLALGNEILPRTIRVQGGQLAGQLRLRLPLPETPQVTGQIWLRDGRLRTAFVPQDIKALQAHVQLQGTQARLHYLRGAIANVRWQAAGTVSPERGWNINAQVSRFDLIPTLRALQITPPVPLRGQVEVPTFRLQGDLENPKIMGELRSQTPLQVDQLQLQQVRLPFMASLAGGVRRMDVRAQLVDGGEVRATVGIQPTGEFRGQAQVQQVNLQAIARRYKVAPPVFLGEGFAQLDFRGHLRTPGAWQANAAFQLPTAQYPLRGTARLTQTQLLVPEFQMPFLGGSLRGQMQASAGRWQLQAQAANIPLRQFNQELQGRLSGRAIAQGRVDQLTLPAIRASANLAVDQTPTGDPLIAAVNWDGQQLQVQQATLGAIRAQGTIGVDLAALKPTDLQLGIQARNLSLSRLSTVLKRHLPVSLALAGTTSFTGQLTGRLNSLQFQGELLTQGLAVNDLRFAPQLTGTVALNQQQGATLNLQGGGDRLAFRLDADGLPHSLLVQRQQAQLIGQRQGATFDLRLRQFPLDSLRLHPPALPRHAILAGVASGELQLQNWTSGQGRFTVERPGLGAWRGDRLQAQFRLSRDRLTIQSGLFEKGESRYQFTADLQPQQLGAQLTIAQGNLADWTGLATVLGIGQPTARGTAADLGTPTAGEGLQVSLLTQIRRLAEIEMLQAQAALVRRPELLPPLDQLQGIFNGQITLSQTPQTGLVARFDLKGANWQWGNYQVEQFLGRGRFAQNRLLLTTLNMLVNGGQLNVNGILGGNQQNAQLRLAQLPVGLVASLLPPGVNLEGQVNAQAVLTGPWQQPTLAGEATLAQARLNQRPLEAASATFRYAQNRLALRAIARFDTPEPLRVTGSVPLIYPLDPQPVVDPQLALDVSVKDEGLSFINLLTDQVQWQQGKGILQAQLRGTWDNPIINGVLSVDDAVIKTPAFEEPVTNLSARVRFDRDRLRVDGIQGLFSQGQITMTGVLPIQTPLASDDPDAATPLTASLQRLQVNAGNIYRGTVDGTLVIRDTLLSPNFGGSVQLSQGRLDLGAIGGFTNGDGLTTSADSLFEPLVFENLEIHILDSLRVTRSPVLNLMATGRLTLNGGLNSLQPEGKIRLTGGQLNLFTTLFLLQRPADNYVLFTPANGLDPELNLTLAATATEVYTPGTVRRLSDGGSVTASSLGTLNTIRITARINGRASQLQTNLPAVLELSSTPTRSKTELLALMGGGSIADLNPLGGEAVVASLAGSALFNNLQAWIDRATGNRTSFRIFPALVPPDRQAQSQAPILAVGAELGFQVNSFTSLSLLQLLTAPNDPTRFNLGFQVTDQIRLGGQVSTSGQGTGFLEFRYRF
- a CDS encoding PAS domain S-box protein, which gives rise to MALALAALFPAVIITEALIQVSYRSFEHHLDQQLRSSLQDLQWEIDNLVYESRIQALLIASGIDAQHVGQSLVSVLHPAAIHAILAAVDRTERPMNLMLVADARGRVLAQQTMVLAKTGEALLDLTPETHSPYRLSPHQANSIANLPMFQVARDRQQMISGLVLLNREQLQELGLAQQATITLRPQPIAPLPPNQRPAPAGTYPIADGNIGLLAFAAKPLYENNQFQGLILTGILLNNMPDLVDSTTAWSTVDTVATIFAQDLRIATNVPYTDGRTRALGTRVAREVATQVLNQGKMFVGTTDIVGSPYATIYSPLPDFRQQLNLPHPPPIGIAFVGKSQGWIDTIANQKRLVSFAITLGALVLAGVWAYLTANAIVKPLQSLVISIRRVQAGDLTTLVQVHSLDEVGELANSFNAMMRQLRLSFEELAQKNRSLEQIRDELIEANEQFEAVLNAVPGTIAWINAEGIYKGVNRKLAETLNLPPEAFIGRPLGFLSADDELAAFMQEFLQSPEQFASRVISVQHNGQTRFYLVALQKYMKGTHTVAVGIDISDRIRAEEALRIAEENYRSIFENALEGIFQASTENQFIRVNAAMAKIFGFDSPAEMVETITSIRDQIYVEPSTRDQILNHFATGETTGHFEFKAYRRDRQIIWIQLDMRAVLDTDGKISYYEGLVQDITERKQREQAMQQQIEELRVEIDHEKRRQQVAEITETEYFQQLRREANYLRQRRHSKS